The genomic interval CTTACCAACCGATTTTACTTCAACTACTGAAGGATCGTAAGATATAACTATGTCCATGCTACCCACATTTTTCGCCCCCTCAACCTCAACTGCTACCTCTATTGTCGATCCAACACCCCCAGTTGTCTCAGGAAGTTTCACTGTTAGGGCTGATGCCGTGCCTACTGTCAGGAGTATTAAAATGATTGCAAACAGTCTTGCAAACATCGTATCACCTCATTTACCGATTCCAAGTTCAATAAACTTCTTCGTTTGCTCAAACATGTTCTTTGTTGCAATTTTCAGAATATCGGTAGCATCCTTCGCCAGAACCTTGCCATCCCCGTCCATGTCAGCCACAGGCTTGGCTTCTATTTTGCCGATGGACATCTGCAAGGCAAGCAGGGCGTCGAGGCTGTTTATCACACCATCTCCGTTTACATCTCCCTTATTTGCCTCCTCCTCGCTTGTAATCTCGAATGTTCCGTTTATGATTAACGGCTTTATCTGCGACCCATCAACGTCGTAAATGTCTGCTTCCTCAACCGAAATGGAATATACATCAGATATCTCTTTCAGACGGAGCAGATTTTCGCCAGCAATTCTCTTTCTTCCAGACTCTTTTCCACCAGACTCCTTTTCCTTTGCTTCCATAACCCTGAATTTCATGTAGAACAGAGAACCATCCCCGCTTATTCCATTGGTGTCAGAGACTCCGATTTTTATCTTCCCATCCTCAACATTGTAGTCAAAAAGCGAGTTCTCGGTCAGCGACCCCTGAATCACATCAACAACTTCGAGCACATCCTTTGGATAGGCTATAATGAGGTTCATGCTACCGATTTTGTTTGCCTTCTCAATTTCAACAGGAATTTGCACTTCATCCCCGTACGAAGCCTGTGCAGACCCAACAGTAATTGCGGTCATGGCGGGAAAAGCGGGAACAAAGTTCAGGTTGAAAGAGCCAACCACAACCTGATTCTTCTTCATCACAGCATACAGCTCTAAATCGCGGTCAGTATCTTCGCCTCTGAACACCAGAATGCTTCCATCGTAGTTCACGAGGGGAACGGATATCCTTTTGAGACCTGTGGATATTATTTTCTCCTCTCCACTCCCATCGGAGTTTACTGCAAAGATTTCCCAGCCATTGGTGTAAGAGTACTTTATGTAATAAACCCTGCTTCCATCCCCGCTTATTACCGGGTAAGCGTCTTCTTCATTGACGAGCTGCATCAAGTTGCCATTCTGGTAGATGAAGATGCCGTTTCTCCCACCCAAGCTTTCAGACTTCATCGGAAACACAACTTTCCCATCATCGCTTGCAGATGGAGGATAGAGAATGTGCTCATCTTCTGAGGCGGTGTAAATTTCAGCAGGCTGTGATGGTGCGAGATTCGATAGGTAGACATGCTTCACGCAGTCATAGCAGGTGGAATCCACGAAGCTGTGTTTGTATCCGCCCGAAGACCTCGTTGGCAGATAGTTGGAGTAAAGCGTCGGATCCAGAAATACAGATGATGCTTTATGCTGTGCTCCCGTTGCTGTGTAAATGTACTTGATTTCGAAAAAGTCGAGGTCGTAAACTGTGAGAACGCTACCATCATGGTTCAGCAAAGGAACGACCCAACCCAGAGCCTCGACTAAAGGTGCTGTTTGCTGCCATCCGTTTTCCTCGCTTACAACATACACCTCCCTCAAATCAGAGTTATACTCGACAAACGCAATTTTCGATCCATCTCCTGAAATTGTAGGCCAAGAATCTTCGTAAACATTGTTCGTTATCCTCTCGATCTTTCTTGTCACCAGATCCATCAGGAAAACTTCTCTGTCCCATCTCGTAACTGTGTTTCCATCCGTATCCGAGATAAAAACGATTTTCTTGCCGTCAGCGGTCATACTGCCTCCATATATCAATTCATCAACGCTGTTGTCTGTAAGCTTAACAAGCTCCCATTCTTCTGCGCTAACTGGCATCAAAAATGCCAGAAAGGCGAGCAGTGGGTAAACCCAGATTTTTTTCACATTATCAACCCCAACATCTCGTTCTGAAAAATTGTTTTTTATATTTTATTTACTTTTCGTTCAGGTATCAATACGAAAGTTTCCGTTAAACTCTGGAGTGGGACATATCGGCTGCGAACCGAATCCCGGTAATTTGATATTCAGACATTCTGTGTAAAGCAGAAATATTAGAAGGAAAATATTTTAAATAATTTCCTCACCAGTGCGTATCTTTATTGATTTCTCCACCGGAACAACGAAAATCCTTCCGTCTCCGAATTTCCCTGTTCTGGCGGATGTTGCTATTGTTTCTATCACCTCATCAACGTCCTTGTCTGAAACGACGACTTCTATCTTTGTCTTCTGGAGCAAATCAACCTCGACTTCCCTTCCCCTGAACTGAAGCTTGATTCCCTTCTGCTCACCTCTTCCCTTCACTTCTGTAACCGTCATTCCGACAAATCCCTTTTCTTCCAGTGCCTTTTTTACACACTCCAGCTTTTCGGGCCTTATAACGGCAATCACCATCTTCATTCAGATCACCTCACGTATATGCTACCTCCTCATGCTGGGAGATGTCCAGTCCAACGTACTCTTCCTGTGGATCCACTCTTAATCCGACAGTCGCATCCACGATTTTTGCAATTATTAGCGAGACTGCGAATGCATAGACCAGAGTTGAAATCGCTGCAATTAGCTGTGAGGTTATAAGCTGCGAGCCGCCAAACACCAGACCTGCATAGCCATTTATTTTCGGATTGGCCAGCAGTCCAACAGCAATGCTGCCCCAGAGTCCACCAATTCCGTGCACGGCCCAGGCGTCGAGGCTTTCGTCTATTCTCTTCTTTATTCTGAAGTCCATCGCTGCGTAGCATATCACACCAGCGACGAGACCTATGATCACCGCCCCCTTCACATCCACAAAGCCGGCGGCAGGGGTTATGGCTGCAAGACCTGCAATTGCACCGCTCACAATCCCGAGACTTCCCGGTTTCCCTCTCGTCCATCCAATAATCATCCATACCAGGCCTGCAACGGCTGCTGAGGTGTTCGTGACGACAATTGCATTCGCAGCAAGTCCGTTTGCAGCCAGAGCGCTTCCTCCATTGAATCCAAACCATCCAAACCAGAGCAATGCCGCCCCAAGCAGAGTCATTGGGATGTTGTGCGGCTCTATCGAGTACTCCTCAAACCCCGTTCGTCTGCCAACCACAAGGGCCAGAGCCAGTGCTGCAAATCCCGAGCTGATGTGAACGACCATTCCCCCCGCAAAGTCAACTGCACCCAGTTTTGCGAGCCATCCACCGCCCCACAGCCAGTGTGCAAATGGTGCATAAACGAATGTGACCCACAGAACACTGAACAGGATAAAGGCCGACAGTTTCACCCTTTCTGCAATTGCCGACGTCAGGATAGCAACGGTGACTGCCGCAAACATCATCTGGTAGATTACAAACAGCATGTGTGGAATCTCCAGTCCTTTGAGGTCTTCAATGCCTATACCGTTGAGCATTGCGTAATTCAGGCTCCCTGTAAATCCCATAATGTCACTGCCGAAAGCAAGAGAGTATCCGTACAGAATCCATAGAATACTTACGATTATCAGAGATACGAAGCTCAGTGCTATCATGTTTACCGCATTCTTTCTTCTCACCATTCCTGCATAAAAGAATCCCACTCCGGGAATCATGAGCATAACTAACGCTGTAGACACCAGTATCCATGCTACATCTCCGCTATTCATGTTCTCAGATTTTAAGTTGGATTTAAAAGTTTTTTGCACAAAATCGACAATTAGGTAAAAAATCCTCAGGAATTTGGTAAAAAATTAAATATTTTTTACCACGAGCGTTAGCAATATACAATACAAATATAAAAAATTTTACTGTCTTATTTTTCCCCTGCCGAGTGAGGCAAAAATTCCGATGAAACAAAGTGCCGTAAAGATCTCAAAGGCCAGTCTGACACTTTCCATAAAGTAGGGGTATGTTTCAGGTGTTATACTCGCTTTTCCTATGGTTATTGAGAATACGAGCATTACCAGCGCCATACTGAGCGTCTGACCCACAAGCCTCATCGTTGCAACCATCGCTGATGCAATACCGAAAAATCTCTTCTCCACGGAACTCATTATTGCATTTGTGTTTGGTGATGTGAAAAGGGCAAGACCAAAACCGAGCAGCACCAGATCGGCCATGACTGTGTTGAGAGAAGTCTCCGATTCAATACTGGAGAAGAGGAATAGAGACAGTGATGTCAGTGCCATGCCTGCAGAAGCCACGACTCTGGGTTCTATCCTGTCAGAGATCCATCCGGCAATGGGAGCAAACACTGCCATAACAACCGGCTGGGAAACGAGTATCACCCCGGCCTGCTGCGCATCGAACCCCTTTATGTATTGCAGATACAGGCTGAGCAGAAAACCCGCAGCAAATGTTGAGGTATAGTTCAGCAGCGCAGCTAGACTTGACAGGGAAAATGTGGGGTTTTTCATGAACAGTCTGATATCAAACACGGGTTGGTCTTTTTTGCTCTCGTGGACTGCAAAAACCACCAGCAGCATCAGCCCTGCAGCCAAAAAAAGAAGCTGGTATTCCGTAAAGCCATATATTATGAGGAGGAGCATCAATGCGTAGATGATGGAGCCTGTCAAATCGAATTTCTCGCCCTTCGCATCTGCCCACTCACCTCTCAGATACATGAGGGCTACAGCAAGTCCGGCAATTCCAGAAATGGCGTTGAAGAGAAATACACTTTTCCATCCAAGGTTATGGGTCAGATACCCACCAAGAAACGGTCCCAGACTCAGACCTACATAAACAGAGCCGGTATTGATGCCTATCACCTTTCCCCTCTCCTCTGGGGGAAACACCGACGTAAGAATCGCCACAGATGTGGCAAAAATCATCGCCCCACCAATTCCCTGAAAAGCTCTGAATGCTATCAGGGATTCTGGAGAAGTCGATATGGCCGACAGGATCGATCCGGCGCTGAAAACTGTAAGTCCGGACACAAAGACCCTCCTTCTTCCAGCGATATCGGCCAGTCTTCCAAAAGGAACGGAGAACATACCTGCAGCAAGCAGATACGATGTGGCAATCCATCCGAGAGTTATTGCACTGGTCTGAAACTCCCGCCCGATCGAGGGGAGGGCCACATTGGTGGCAGATCCTATGAATGGGGTCAGAAATGAGGAAATGCAGGCAGAAAGCAGTGCTGCTTTGCGAACATCCACACAATAAATATGCTTGATGCCTTTTAAAATTTTTTAAAAATTTAATCTCTTTTGTAAAGCACGTAGTCCGGCTTCCCTGCCGGGATGGTGTAATTCGGCGGGAATATTCCTATTTTCTCGGCCTCATTCGCTAACCAGTCTCTGTAGTCGGGATGGGCCAGGTGGATCATGGCAATTGCTCTGTCCTTGACGGTTAGGCCTCTCAGGTATGCCACGCCCCACTCGGTAGCAACAACCTGAACCATGCTTCTCGGCACGGTGATGGCCGCACCTGCAGGAAGTATTGGCTTTATTCTTGACGTTCCGTTGTGGGTTGAGT from Archaeoglobus neptunius carries:
- a CDS encoding cohesin domain-containing protein, with translation MKKIWVYPLLAFLAFLMPVSAEEWELVKLTDNSVDELIYGGSMTADGKKIVFISDTDGNTVTRWDREVFLMDLVTRKIERITNNVYEDSWPTISGDGSKIAFVEYNSDLREVYVVSEENGWQQTAPLVEALGWVVPLLNHDGSVLTVYDLDFFEIKYIYTATGAQHKASSVFLDPTLYSNYLPTRSSGGYKHSFVDSTCYDCVKHVYLSNLAPSQPAEIYTASEDEHILYPPSASDDGKVVFPMKSESLGGRNGIFIYQNGNLMQLVNEEDAYPVISGDGSRVYYIKYSYTNGWEIFAVNSDGSGEEKIISTGLKRISVPLVNYDGSILVFRGEDTDRDLELYAVMKKNQVVVGSFNLNFVPAFPAMTAITVGSAQASYGDEVQIPVEIEKANKIGSMNLIIAYPKDVLEVVDVIQGSLTENSLFDYNVEDGKIKIGVSDTNGISGDGSLFYMKFRVMEAKEKESGGKESGRKRIAGENLLRLKEISDVYSISVEEADIYDVDGSQIKPLIINGTFEITSEEEANKGDVNGDGVINSLDALLALQMSIGKIEAKPVADMDGDGKVLAKDATDILKIATKNMFEQTKKFIELGIGK
- a CDS encoding P-II family nitrogen regulator, producing MKMVIAVIRPEKLECVKKALEEKGFVGMTVTEVKGRGEQKGIKLQFRGREVEVDLLQKTKIEVVVSDKDVDEVIETIATSARTGKFGDGRIFVVPVEKSIKIRTGEEII
- a CDS encoding ammonium transporter, coding for MNSGDVAWILVSTALVMLMIPGVGFFYAGMVRRKNAVNMIALSFVSLIIVSILWILYGYSLAFGSDIMGFTGSLNYAMLNGIGIEDLKGLEIPHMLFVIYQMMFAAVTVAILTSAIAERVKLSAFILFSVLWVTFVYAPFAHWLWGGGWLAKLGAVDFAGGMVVHISSGFAALALALVVGRRTGFEEYSIEPHNIPMTLLGAALLWFGWFGFNGGSALAANGLAANAIVVTNTSAAVAGLVWMIIGWTRGKPGSLGIVSGAIAGLAAITPAAGFVDVKGAVIIGLVAGVICYAAMDFRIKKRIDESLDAWAVHGIGGLWGSIAVGLLANPKINGYAGLVFGGSQLITSQLIAAISTLVYAFAVSLIIAKIVDATVGLRVDPQEEYVGLDISQHEEVAYT
- a CDS encoding MFS transporter, yielding MDVRKAALLSACISSFLTPFIGSATNVALPSIGREFQTSAITLGWIATSYLLAAGMFSVPFGRLADIAGRRRVFVSGLTVFSAGSILSAISTSPESLIAFRAFQGIGGAMIFATSVAILTSVFPPEERGKVIGINTGSVYVGLSLGPFLGGYLTHNLGWKSVFLFNAISGIAGLAVALMYLRGEWADAKGEKFDLTGSIIYALMLLLIIYGFTEYQLLFLAAGLMLLVVFAVHESKKDQPVFDIRLFMKNPTFSLSSLAALLNYTSTFAAGFLLSLYLQYIKGFDAQQAGVILVSQPVVMAVFAPIAGWISDRIEPRVVASAGMALTSLSLFLFSSIESETSLNTVMADLVLLGFGLALFTSPNTNAIMSSVEKRFFGIASAMVATMRLVGQTLSMALVMLVFSITIGKASITPETYPYFMESVRLAFEIFTALCFIGIFASLGRGKIRQ